The DNA sequence AACCCGGCACTTATCTTTTTGTAGGGGAAGAGGAGAAAAATAGTATTCTGGCGAATTTCCCTCAATTTGTTTTAGAAGGTATTGCTTTCGAGGTTTTATCCTAAATCTATTTCTTAAGAGTTAAATCTTGGTGCGAGCATTGGCAGACGGAACTTCCATCACGAAGTTGAAAGATGCGTGCAGCGTAGCTGTGCCTTTGGCATCGCACTTTTTCCAGCTATGTTACACAAATCTTAACTATTTTTTTGCTCAAATTCAGATGAAGTCATATTTTCTCTTGATTGGGGCTGTAGATTGGGTAGAGGAAACGAAACCCAACTTTTATGATCTTTAGGTTAGGTTTAATTTGTGATAAAATAATGGGAATTCAATCTATAAGAATTTCATGTCATATAAAGATATTATTACTATAGAATCAGGAAAAAGAAGTGGAAAACTTTGTATTAGGGGAATGAGAATTACCGTTTATGATGTTCTTTCCTATCTCGCTTCAGGAATGACTTATGAAGAAATATTAAACGATTTTCCCTATTTAACTAAAGAAGATATTTTAGCTTGTTTAAGTTGTGCAGCCGATCGTGAACGTCAAACTCTTTTGGTGAATTAATGAAATTGCTTTTTGACCATAATTTATCACCACGTTTAGTTAATATTATTAGAATTCTCCATGAACTTAAACTAATTCGATTTTTGATTTTATTATAATTTTATTTTTACAAAACTTCATAAAACTTGATATTAGTTTTTATTTAAACTTCCACTAAATCAATATAAGTAGGATTTGGTAATGATTCCCCTTGGGCTTCGTAGGCAATAATTAAGGATTCTAAGGCTTCCTCTCCATTAGCTACTGCCTCAGTATAAGTATCTCCATGAGTACGCCATTTTTGCCCTACAAAATCGGGAAAACCCACTAAAAAACAGTTGTCTTCATCACTCCATTGAATCACCATTTGATATTTATATTTACTCATTGTTACCTCCTTTTGTTACTTCTAAAATAGCTATTTTAATTAATTTTTCTTGATATTTTTTAGCATCTGCACCGTCATTACCTGATAAAGTGATTTTTCCTAGATAGTTTTCATGTATCCAGTTAGTATGACTACCTTTACCCGGTACTTGTTTAAAACCTGCTTGGATTAAGATTTTCTTTAATTCTCTAACTTTTTTAGGCATTTACAAAATTATTACTAATTAATCGATCGAACCCTCTACGCAATATAATAGCGTGGGTTAAACATTATCAATCTCTTTTTCCCAATTAGACCAAACCTTAACTAAGGTTTAAAACTTTTTATCTAATCCTTTTGATTGACTGTGATTCGATCGAACAAATTATGACGTTTGACAGGAATTGTTATATTATCGTTAGTATAGATTGAATGATTACCACCTTCTCTTAAAAGATAAAAACCATTACCCTCTAAATATTTGATTAAATCTTTTCTCTTGACTGACATTAGGCAACCTCAATCGATAAGGTTTCAATAATATCCTCATCATTGAGAGGAATTGTTTTACCTTGTTGTTGATATGCCAATATCATCTCATTTAAAGCATCTTCTAGCAGAAAACGACATTCTCTAAGACTTTTTCCT is a window from the Cyanobacterium sp. Dongsha4 genome containing:
- a CDS encoding DUF433 domain-containing protein — translated: MSYKDIITIESGKRSGKLCIRGMRITVYDVLSYLASGMTYEEILNDFPYLTKEDILACLSCAADRERQTLLVN
- a CDS encoding type II toxin-antitoxin system HicB family antitoxin, whose translation is MSKYKYQMVIQWSDEDNCFLVGFPDFVGQKWRTHGDTYTEAVANGEEALESLIIAYEAQGESLPNPTYIDLVEV
- a CDS encoding type II toxin-antitoxin system HicA family toxin; the encoded protein is MPKKVRELKKILIQAGFKQVPGKGSHTNWIHENYLGKITLSGNDGADAKKYQEKLIKIAILEVTKGGNNE
- a CDS encoding type II toxin-antitoxin system HicA family toxin, with protein sequence MSVKRKDLIKYLEGNGFYLLREGGNHSIYTNDNITIPVKRHNLFDRITVNQKD
- a CDS encoding type II toxin-antitoxin system HicB family antitoxin; protein product: MRYKYTAKYTKIPSGYMGQIIEWQEVITEGKSLRECRFLLEDALNEMILAYQQQGKTIPLNDEDIIETLSIEVA